A window from Phalacrocorax aristotelis chromosome 5, bGulAri2.1, whole genome shotgun sequence encodes these proteins:
- the LTO1 gene encoding protein LTO1 homolog, with the protein MAAAAAPASPDMFDEIVMAEERFHGEGYQEGYVEGSHAGVVEGRRYGSLHGAKIGSEIGCYLGFALTWHCLLQKCADEKNSKKIRALDSLIGMIQKFPYEDPTYDKLQEDLEKIRGKFKQVCSMLNIQSDFRISTERSSLTF; encoded by the exons atggcggcggcggccgcgccTGCGAGCCCGGATATGTTCGATGAGATCGTGATGGCTGAGGaaag GTTTCAtggcgaggggtatcaggaGGGGTACGTGGAAGGCAGTCACGCTGGAGTTGTTGAGGGAAGGAGGTATGGATCGCTCCATGGTGCCAAGATTGGGTCTGAG ATTGGCTGCTACCTTGGGTTTGCACTGACGTGGCACTGTCTGCTCCAGAAATGTGCAGATGAGAAGAACAG caaaAAGATAAGGGCTCTGGATTCATTAATAGGGATGATTCAGAAATTCCCGTATGAAGACCCCACTTACGATAAGCTGCAAGAAGATCTGgaaaaaatcagaggaaaatttAAACAG GTTTGTTCAATGCTAAATATTCAGTCTGATTTTAGAATCAGTACTGAAAGATCTTCACTAACATTTTGA